The Phaenicophaeus curvirostris isolate KB17595 chromosome 27, BPBGC_Pcur_1.0, whole genome shotgun sequence genome has a segment encoding these proteins:
- the LOC138731478 gene encoding sentrin-specific protease 2-like, giving the protein MSADCTVPQQVSKMEMFAAHRVENTVEDGRPGQLAAAENQNGSDISGDGLYELHPASVPCRKSPTLEVEANKSPDLGKKGDDFPPITEAMEREIEAAFSRGNPNDVLSSAFKMDIIRLDIWRLKRSRWLSAQIIHFYLNLVTERSKKEEYPAVQAFTIYFYCKLATRGYAAVKKYTEDVNLFTKHIVFVPVFMNCHFTLAVIDIRKKTIKYFDSAAVKRKNEICETLFKYLQEESQQKRHLELDRSEWTLRSMRSHEIPQQENGDDCGVFVCKYADYISRDRPLTFTQSDMPYFRKRMVWEIIHQQLL; this is encoded by the exons ATGTCAGCTGACTGCACGGTACCACAGCAG gttTCAAAGATGGAGATGTTTGCAGCTCACAG GGTGGAAAACACTGTGGAGGATGGGAGGCCAGGGCAGCTTGCCGCTGCAGAG AACCAGAATGGATCCGACATCTCAGGAGATGGGTTATACGAGTTACATCCAGCATCTGTTCCATGCAGAAAATCACCCACCCTTGAGGTTGAAGCAAACAAATCCCCAgacctgggaaaaaaaggagacgaCTTTCCTCCAATCACAGAG GCCATGGAGAGAGAGATCGAGGCCGCATTTAGCCGCGGGAATCCAAATGATGTCCTTAGCAGTGCCTTCAAAATGGACATCATTCGTCTTGACATCTGGAGGCTGAAGAGATCTCGCTGGCTCAGTGCTCAG ATCATTCATTTTTACTTGAACCTTGTCACTGAAAGAAGCAAGAAGGAAGAGTATCCTGCAGTTCAAGCTTTTACTATTTACTTCTATTGCAAACTAGCTACTCGTGGATATGCAGCAGTGAAGAAATATACCGAAGATGTTAATCTCTTCACAAAGCATATTGTGTTTGTACCTGTCTTCATGAACTGCCATTTTACTCTTGCG GTCATCGACATAAGAAAAAAGacaatcaaatattttgattctgcagcagtaaaaagaaagaacgAGATCTGTGAAACTCTATT CAAATACCTGCAAGAAGAAAGTCAGCAAAAAAGGCACCTGGAGCTCGATCGTTCAGAGTGGACGCTTCGCAGCATGCGGTCACAT GAAATCCCTCAGCAAGAAAATGGAGATGACTGTGGAGTTTTTGTATGCAAGTATGCAGATTACATCAGCCGAGACAGACCATTAACTTTTACACAG agtgaCATGCCATACTTCAGAAAGAGGATGGTCTGGGAGATcatccaccagcagctgctgtaa